A stretch of DNA from Methanogenium sp. S4BF:
TTGAACTTTCTTTGGTAGCATCCGTCAGGTAGTTATAGAGCACCTGAAGAGTCGTGGGGGGGCAGAGGACAAAACTTGTTGAGACCTCACCTGTTTCCACATGATCAATCTTTACAACTTCTTTATCGCTTCCCTGTACTTCCCGTTTGGTCTGCTCAATTGCTGAGACATCAGATATCGGGATACAGATCTGATTATTCTGACTGACAAACCAGATCCCTGTTTTCAGGATAATAATTGCCCCTTTTTCCCATTCAGCGGATTTTACCATCACACCGCCTCTGATGGCCGGAGACATAAAATAGGCCATCAGACGATACCCCGAACATCCCATCAGGATCACTCGTTTGAGTACGACAAGTGCTTTTGGTACGGTTGCAATGCGGTATTTTTTATCTGCAACAGAAATGGTAAGAACATTTTTTCTCTGCTGGACGTCGTCAATGGTTTTTATCAGAACCTGTTCATTTATTGGTTCAGGCAGATGGATGACCGTTTCATCTATTCCAATTTTGGCCGATATCCATTTACCCTCTGCTTCAAATTTAACGGGAATTATTGTCATTATTCACTCCTGTCATTCAGATCGTTTATCGGTCTGGATTTTCCACCCATCGCATGAAGAACGATTTCGAGTTCTTCTGCCAGATCAACTGCTGTGACATTTACATCCTTCATATCACGCACAAGGCTTGCCTGTGGTGCTTTTTTTGTTAATTTGATGTCTGATTTCAGAACACTCAGGATATCATCATACTCATTTTTTCCGGAAAATGATATTGGAGCATCAATTTGAGGAGTATTGAGACCGGAATCTTCAAGCAGAAAATTATTATCCTCTGAATCCTTATCGCTTCCACTTTTAGCCTCGCCTGAATCCTTAGATGGGAGATAGTCATCGGGGAATATATCAGTTTCATTAATTTCTTCTTCTTCAATGATAATTTCATCTGTTTCGAGAGAGAGATCATCAGTTTCAAGTTCATCAAGATTGATCGCATTAAAATCTGAAAATGGATCATCTTCCGGGTTTGATTTTTCAAAATCTTTAATGCTGCTGAGTTCATCCAGTGAATCATTCAGCGTGGCTGCAGGAATACGACTCTCACTGAACGAATCAGGGAGACTGATAAAGGATTCTTCATCAAGTCCGTCTTCAATGCCCTGTACAAAAAATTCCTCGGAATTAAATAAACCCTCTTCCGGACGTGTGGCCTGATCGTCTGCATCTTTAGGCTCGGTTTTAGAAGAGACAGGAGCACTGGCAGATTCTGGTGTTAGATCAGTATCATCATAATCATCATCAAATGCATTTTCAGCAAGCAGGATAGAATTGATTTCATCATCAAGGTTCAGTCCGGAATCCTGTTCTTTTTCGGCAGGAGACACCGTTGACTGTTCCCTGTCAAAATCAAATGACATCTCCTCACCTTCAATTTCAAGAGAGTCCAGACTCGCAAAATCCTCATCATTAAAGAAATCCATCTCATCAGAGGACATATTTGTATCATCCAATAATACTGGTGCAGGCGTATCTGTTCCTGTACCAGGAGAGGATGCAAGTGGTTCATCTATCGTCGAATTCAGGAGCGAATTGATTTTTTCTGAGTGTCTATTATCCCTGGCTTTGCTTACGGTTGCATTAAAAGAGCCAAGAGCTGCACTCACACCAGCTGACAATCTGCTTTTTTCTGTTTTTTTGGGTTCATCAGCCGGAGCATTTTTTTGTTCTTTTTTACGGAATCGTGAAAATATCGGACCGGATTTGGTGATTTTTTTATCCTGTTTTGATTCCTTTTTTTTTGTTTCTTTCTTTGATTCCTGCTTTTTGGTTTCTTTTTTTGCTTTCACTTTTTTTATCGAAGGCATCTTCAGATTCTTTAACCGGTTAAAATCTTCCTTTTTAAGCAATCCGAGGGCCATTGCCATGATGAGACCAAACGCGAGTGCAGCAGTGATGGTAATATAAACGGATGTATTGAAGAAGATCAAAATTGTTCCAACGAAAACAATTCCAATCATCATTATTAAACGGCGTACAATTTCATTCATGGTAAACCTCCCATAGCAGGAATCTGGAATAGCATATCTACGATAAATGGCGTCACAATAAATATTATTCCGGTGAGGGTGAACAATATACTTCCAAATGCATAATACAGATAATTTGCGCCGCCTTTGACTATTTTTCCAGCCATCATATTACAGATAGTGATTATAAGAACGACAATAGCTACATACGTTCCCATTTTTTCTTCCGGAAAATTAACAAAGATATTCACCATGCCTGACATTGACCCTCCGACGGATGTTGTCGAATCGCTCATTGCTGCACTGGCTTCACTAAATGAAGCCATCACCGCGGTAACGGCATGTGACATAGAGAGTAATATCTGATAGAGGAAGATAAAAATTGCAACCATTGCCACATGCATGGGAATGAGTAGTACAATAAATCCTGTCGCAAGCATCTCCCTTTTTTCGCGCAACAGTGTCTGTTCAAGCATTGATGAACTGACTACCCGTGCAACCTCTGACGGTTTTCCCCCAAGTTTAATGGAGTCCCGGAAAATATTCAGATACTTGGAGATGAGATTACTGCCGGATTCATCGATAAACCGCTCCCAGACCAGATTCTCGTCCAGACCAAGATTCATCTTTGAATAGATTGACTGGATGAATTCAGAAAGGACTTTCATGGTTTTGATATCAATCTCGGCAAGGGCATAGGTTACGGTGAGGCCTTTGCCGCCCATAATTGTACCAATACTCCGGATAAAAACGGAAAAGTCTGCATCCCGTCCAATGATGTTGGTATCATCAATAACCGCAAATATTCCCAGGGGTGCAAGGAGAATCCCAATGATAAGGAAAATCAGGCCTGTGTTAAACCCTCCCACCATGAGAATAAGAGCGGCAATCAGAATTGTGGGCAGAATAAACCGTTCCATTCTGCGAATCATCTTCTGCTCATAACTCCCCTGACCGGGAATTTCATGGCATTTCTGATCACCGGGGATTGCACGGTACATGGTACCGATACCAAATATGCCAATTCCGATGATCAGCAGATACGATGTATTCAGGGTAGTGTCTAAATCATCAGGTGCATAAATGGCAATCGACACCATAATAATGACACTGACAATGGTCGCTGAAAGCATCAGGGCGATGTATGCATCTCCCCATTTCTTGAGCATCTCGATACCCTGTTCGAAATAGTTCCGGTACACACTCCGTACGGTGGATAATTCAAGCAGAAGGAATTCATCATCCGGAACACCGGAGCTTATTGAGTTTCCATACCGGGACAACATGCTGGAGAGCATGGGGTTTTTTGTCCGGTCAGATACCATCTCCAGCGCCTTTGCATAATTATAATTCCACCGCTTGACGAATGTTTCAACCTTCGCGATATACTTTGAAGTGGCATACTCCTTTCTCGTTGCGGTGAATGCGAAGATTTCCGGGCGTGATATATCAGCAGTGATAATCGAGGCCATATAGGTGACCATGAAAAGGAGGTCTGACCCCATTCGCTTATTTTCTGCGATCTGGTTAAAATATGCTTTTATTTTTACTCCCGTATCTGCAAAGGGTAACTTGCCTCCTGATTTTTCGCGGACACTATTGGTAAACGATTCAAACATATCAGATCTCAATTTTCAGCAGGCCCTGTTTCTTGATCTTCGTGATCATATGATACAGGTCCCAGAATCCTGTATATCCTGCTTTATGAAGCCGTTCTAATATCCGAGCCCTTTTTTCAACTTCCTGGTAGATTTCGGCTCTCCGGTCTTCGGGGAGTCCGAGAAGGGTGGCAATCTTATTTTCCAGAAGGAAACTGCTTCCGTTCCCCGGAAAATCAAACGTATCGGTAACCGGGTTCCAGACAAACATCGCCACAAATGAAAAACCACCTGTTTCAGGGTCATATCCTACCAGTTCATTGACAGAGAGCATTCTGCGCACCATGTCACCGTTTGGCCTGCGTACTGCACTCTGAATAATCACGATATTCAGGTTGTCGACATGGGCGATAGGGATATTAATGGGGTCACTGCAGAGACGCTGAATCAGTTTTTCAACAGAAGCGGCGTGGAATGTGCTCATGACCGGGTGGCCTGTCTGCATCGCACCAAATGCAACTGCACCCTCGGAACCTCGTATTTCACCCACAAGAATCTGGTTTGGCCTCTGTCGCAGCGCTGCACGCAGGAGATCAAACATGGTAACCGATCCGCCCTCTCCTTCACCGCTCCCTTTTCCTTTGGATACCTCACGGGTCCAGTTTTTATGGGGAACAGTCAGTTCGGGAGTATCTTCAATGGTTACAATCTTATTTTCCGGCCCGAGGAAGGTGGTGATAGCATTGAGACTCGTTGTCTTTCCGGATGCTGTTTCGCCGCTGACAAAGAGCGACATCCCGTATTCCAGACAGATCCAGAGATAGGAAGCAACCATATAGTCTGTCGTCTTCCATTCAATCAGCTGAAGAATGCTTGCCGGTTCTTCACTGAATTTACGGATGGTAAAGTTAGACCCGTGTTTACTGATTTCAGTACCATATACGATATTTATACGGGACCCATCCGGGAGGGTCGCATCAACGATTGGATCACGATAGGTAAGCGGCCGTTTGATGCGTTCTGCCATACGAATTACAAAATCATCAATTTCATTTGATTGTCTGAATTCGACGGCAGATTTAAGGCCTTTAAATATTTTATGCTCGATAAATATTGGCCCTACTCCATCACAGGTGATATCTTCGATATATGAATCATTCAGGAACGGCTCCAGAATTCCCATACGGATTTTGTCCCGGATAAGCAGATATTCAATGGAATTAAATTCCATCCGGGTCAGGATCAGCTTTCCCTCCGGCGTTGTGGGCACTTCAGGCAGTTTCGCTTTTTTTGACTCATTTTTCTCCGTAAAATCAGTATTCAGAAATGCGATGATCTTTTCTTTCAGTCCTTTTTCTGCGGTATCTCCGGCTGTGAGAGTCTTTACATCTTCATCAGGCCCGACAATATGAGTAATTTCCCGCAGCACCCGGCGCAGCACTTCAATCCGCTGCTCATCGGTGATTGGGTCCTCTTCAAAACTGTCAATAAAGTCGACAAGTTTCTTCTCCACATGAGCCATCATTTCGGTGACACTGTGAAGGAATGACGGCTCAATGGGAATATAGAAATTTCTGACATCATTTTCATCCGGAAAGATGTGAATAAATGTCATATCACTTACCGGATAGATGAGATTCGGGCTTTCCATCCCCTTGACATCACGTGTAAGTTCAGAGAAAAACAGCGGGATCCCAAAGGTATTCACGGGAAATATCTGGAGATATTCAAGAAGATGGGGTGCCTGCTTTACATACTCCTTTGCGTTCGCCGGAAGCATCCGGAATAATGCACTGGCTTCAACCGATTTTGCATCATAGGATAATGATTCATCAGCATCTTCAGGCGTGAACGGAAGATTGATTGAAGCGCTTAATGTTCCCATTCTTCTACACCCGTGCCATTGAAATCGGAATAATCTTCATGCCAAAACCCGGGTGTACTTCAAATGAAACGATATTTCCGGTTGTTCTCCGTGCCCCGCGAATCTTAACCACCTCCATGACCATGACATATTTCTGGCCGACAAGCGCCCGCTTCATCATCAGATGTGCATCACAGATAGAACGGATTCTTACGAGGGTATCCTCCTGGAAAGCATAGGTGTGAAGCGTGATGAGTATCGTTTTTCCGGTATCAACCATGGTTTTACAGTTGGTGAGAAATGCAAGGAGATCCGACTGATCGGTGGATTCGGTTAATAGTGTCAGAGAATCGATGATGATGACATCTGCCTTTGATTCACGCATATGTCTGATGATTCGCCGTAACATTCCCTGCATCTCTTCCGGACCCCATTCAAACCCGATGGTATGCATGGGAAAAATACGAAGATGACCCCATGCAAAGAAATCAGAGATATCAAGGCTCATGGATTCCATCTGGCTCAGGAAGCTTTTTGCTGTATTCTCAGAAGTATAGAGATCAACATTCATGCTCCCTTTCAGACCGCCCCAGATG
This window harbors:
- a CDS encoding CheF family chemotaxis protein, whose product is MTIIPVKFEAEGKWISAKIGIDETVIHLPEPINEQVLIKTIDDVQQRKNVLTISVADKKYRIATVPKALVVLKRVILMGCSGYRLMAYFMSPAIRGGVMVKSAEWEKGAIIILKTGIWFVSQNNQICIPISDVSAIEQTKREVQGSDKEVVKIDHVETGEVSTSFVLCPPTTLQVLYNYLTDATKESSMDGELDPLSGQVAMLVYSGMDTHSIEGMLEKSQKEIDMVYSRMLELGLVEVVQTRREVKLTTKGVRFVTEAVKPPSP
- the flaJ gene encoding archaellar assembly protein FlaJ; the encoded protein is MFESFTNSVREKSGGKLPFADTGVKIKAYFNQIAENKRMGSDLLFMVTYMASIITADISRPEIFAFTATRKEYATSKYIAKVETFVKRWNYNYAKALEMVSDRTKNPMLSSMLSRYGNSISSGVPDDEFLLLELSTVRSVYRNYFEQGIEMLKKWGDAYIALMLSATIVSVIIMVSIAIYAPDDLDTTLNTSYLLIIGIGIFGIGTMYRAIPGDQKCHEIPGQGSYEQKMIRRMERFILPTILIAALILMVGGFNTGLIFLIIGILLAPLGIFAVIDDTNIIGRDADFSVFIRSIGTIMGGKGLTVTYALAEIDIKTMKVLSEFIQSIYSKMNLGLDENLVWERFIDESGSNLISKYLNIFRDSIKLGGKPSEVARVVSSSMLEQTLLREKREMLATGFIVLLIPMHVAMVAIFIFLYQILLSMSHAVTAVMASFSEASAAMSDSTTSVGGSMSGMVNIFVNFPEEKMGTYVAIVVLIITICNMMAGKIVKGGANYLYYAFGSILFTLTGIIFIVTPFIVDMLFQIPAMGGLP
- a CDS encoding type II/IV secretion system ATPase subunit is translated as MGTLSASINLPFTPEDADESLSYDAKSVEASALFRMLPANAKEYVKQAPHLLEYLQIFPVNTFGIPLFFSELTRDVKGMESPNLIYPVSDMTFIHIFPDENDVRNFYIPIEPSFLHSVTEMMAHVEKKLVDFIDSFEEDPITDEQRIEVLRRVLREITHIVGPDEDVKTLTAGDTAEKGLKEKIIAFLNTDFTEKNESKKAKLPEVPTTPEGKLILTRMEFNSIEYLLIRDKIRMGILEPFLNDSYIEDITCDGVGPIFIEHKIFKGLKSAVEFRQSNEIDDFVIRMAERIKRPLTYRDPIVDATLPDGSRINIVYGTEISKHGSNFTIRKFSEEPASILQLIEWKTTDYMVASYLWICLEYGMSLFVSGETASGKTTSLNAITTFLGPENKIVTIEDTPELTVPHKNWTREVSKGKGSGEGEGGSVTMFDLLRAALRQRPNQILVGEIRGSEGAVAFGAMQTGHPVMSTFHAASVEKLIQRLCSDPINIPIAHVDNLNIVIIQSAVRRPNGDMVRRMLSVNELVGYDPETGGFSFVAMFVWNPVTDTFDFPGNGSSFLLENKIATLLGLPEDRRAEIYQEVEKRARILERLHKAGYTGFWDLYHMITKIKKQGLLKIEI
- a CDS encoding ATPase domain-containing protein, translated to MSRKNGLGDLLGGDDKKILSTGYPDIDKKLADGLPLESLTLIEGENDTGKSVITQQIIWGGLKGSMNVDLYTSENTAKSFLSQMESMSLDISDFFAWGHLRIFPMHTIGFEWGPEEMQGMLRRIIRHMRESKADVIIIDSLTLLTESTDQSDLLAFLTNCKTMVDTGKTILITLHTYAFQEDTLVRIRSICDAHLMMKRALVGQKYVMVMEVVKIRGARRTTGNIVSFEVHPGFGMKIIPISMARV